One genomic region from Gossypium hirsutum isolate 1008001.06 chromosome D13, Gossypium_hirsutum_v2.1, whole genome shotgun sequence encodes:
- the LOC107935492 gene encoding phosphatidylinositol 4-kinase gamma 1 encodes MSFFTMAVAVDQHHGFKPFNRSQRCRLQSFTQLEYNILEVGHKDLAHSLKQVFEVANFHRSFSTPCLSFATNVEQEYATHPRIQIIGGPRLPRINALVIEVAMAIASGVVPVPVSNGLGGTYFLRNRRGETIAVTKPIDEEPLALNNPKGCGGSMLGQPGINRSIRVGETGIRELAAYLLDHGGFAGVPATALVKISHVAFHVNEATAISASPYKIASLQNFISHDFDAGNLGPSCFSVASVHKIGIFDLRILNLDRHAGNILVKKRGQHENFAVEAAELVPIDHGLCLPECLDDPYFEWLHWPQALVPFSESETEYILNLDPNKDAEILRTELPLLRESSIRVLILCTIFLKQAVSAGLCLADIGAMMTRELRGDEEKMSMLETLCVKAKESISEVDDGMDRYEVDDTGIFLVDNDIEGTSNEIAADIPKLFQNPLNLAKPPRPSKLSSVRLMPCASLPPLYKDTEVHIENGAKSNGKAAVGTVQGQGMSFSVQNGSGGGGVNLGDMRESKWEMFLESFVKLLPQAFDGSSKLKLRTSCNF; translated from the coding sequence ATGAGTTTCTTTACAATGGCGGTAGCCGTTGATCAACATCATGGATTCAAACCGTTCAACCGATCTCAAAGATGCAGACTCCAATCCTTCACACAACTTGAGTACAACATTCTTGAAGTTGGCCACAAAGACCTTGCTCACTCTTTGAAACAAGTATTTGAAGTTGCAAATTTCCATCGTAGCTTCTCCACCCCTTGCCTTTCCTTTGCCACTAATGTGGAGCAAGAGTATGCAACCCATCCTAGGATTCAGATTATTGGGGGCCCAAGACTGCCAAGAATCAATGCTCTTGTCATTGAGGTGGCCATGGCCATCGCCTCTGGGGTAGTACCAGTGCCGGTATCAAATGGACTTGGTGGTACCTACTTCTTACGTAACCGCAGAGGTGAAACTATAGCTGTAACAAAGCCCATTGACGAGGAACCTTTAGCTCTCAATAACCCAAAAGGTTGTGGGGGATCCATGCTGGGACAACCTGGAATAAATCGTTCAATACGCGTAGGTGAAACAGGCATCCGTGAGTTGGCTGCTTATCTCCTCGATCATGGTGGCTTTGCCGGTGTTCCAGCAACAGCTCTTGTAAAAATCTCCCATGTTGCCTTCCATGTCAATGAAGCAACTGCTATCTCTGCCTCACCTTATAAGATTGCCTCCCTACAAAATTTCATCTCTCATGACTTTGATGCAGGGAACTTAGGGCCATCTTGTTTCTCCGTAGCTTCAGTCCATAAAATAGGGATATTCGACCTGAGAATCCTGAATCTAGACCGGCATGCAGGCAACATTCTGGTCAAGAAAAGAGGTCAACATGAAAATTTTGCTGTCGAGGCAGCTGAGCTCGTGCCTATAGATCATGGTCTTTGCCTACCAGAGTGCCTAGATGATCCCTACTTTGAATGGTTGCATTGGCCTCAAGCCTTAGTTCCTTTTTCGGAGTCAGAAACTGAGTATATTCTGAATCTTGATCCAAATAAAGATGCGGAGATTTTGCGGACAGAGCTTCCATTGTTAAGGGAGTCCTCGATACGAGTCCTGATCCTTTGCACCATTTTCTTGAAGCAAGCTGTTAGTGCTGGCCTTTGTCTAGCTGATATAGGCGCAATGATGACTCGGGAGCTTCGGGGTGATGAAGAAAAAATGAGTATGCTAGAGACTCTCTGCGTAAAAGCCAAGGAAAGTATTTCGGAAGTTGACGATGGTATGGATAGGTACGAGGTTGATGACACTGGAATTTTTCTAGTCGACAATGATATTGAAGGTACCTCTAATGAGATTGCTGCAGATATTCCGAAGCTTTTTCAGAACCCTTTGAATTTGGCTAAGCCACCGAGACCTTCAAAACTTTCGTCTGTAAGATTGATGCCATGTGCTTCATTACCTCCTCTGTACAAGGATACCGAAGTTCATATAGAAAACGGTGCAAAAAGTAATGGTAAAGCAGCAGTTGGGACTGTGCAAGGGCAAGGCATGAGTTTCTCAGTGCAAAATGGAAGTGGAGGAGGTGGTGTAAATTTGGGGGATATGAGAGAATCTAAATGGGAAATGTTCTTGGAGAGTTTTGTGAAGCTCTTGCCTCAAGCATTTGATGGCTCCAGCAAACTCAAGTTGAGAACATCTTGCAATTTCTAA